AACACTCGTTACGATCCCCAGTCTTTCACTCACACCTTATGAACATGACATCATCAGTCCTACATCATTTGGGTGATGATTTAACTTTCATATTGTGGAAACTCAAGACTTACAAAACgagtttttcgttttttttttgtcagctacGAGTATTTCgtttatatacttatttattaGGATTAATAATTGAGTAACTTTACTAGATACCAATTGCATTTTTATAAAACAAgcttatatatagttttttgacTGAGTACATGAAAGTTGTCTCGAAAGCTCTAGATACATGATGATGCACACAACTTTGATAAAATAATGTACATAGTCAGAATCATGTAATTCAGTTGTCACGTGAGTGGGTCTTTTTATTAAACATAGTTTTTAACCCTACATAGTCAGGATTCCATCAACATAACATGCGTGTAATCCTAgttcaaaagaagaagaagccaaaaaaaaaagaagaagaaaatcacaGTGTCGAAAATAATTAACATCAAGAACAGCCTTTAGATGTATCCTCGTCGTCAAGCTAAATTCAAAACAGGCCCAAAAGGCCGAAAACCCCAAAAGAACCACTTTTAAAAAGGCTTTCTGAAACGACGCCGTTAGTAACCGTCAGAAAAGCTTCGTGCAAAAACCCTCCTCTGCTTAgcaactagagagagagagagagagaggcgcaAGAGAgctgaaggaagaagaagaaaaaatggggaaaacaaagaaagaagatCTGAATCAATTTCTAATTGCTCATCTCAACACCATCTACGATACTCTCCAGGTCAGTGTTCTTATTAAGTTTCCTGTTAATGAAATTAGAATCGTAATTAGACACGAACTATACTAAACTCTTCTTGCAGTTGTTCGAACGAACAGCGTCTCCGACAGAGGAGAAAGTGAACTGGAACGATGTTCTTCAGATGTCTGATCACCTCTCTAGACAAGCCACCATAGGTTCCTTTAAAAAAGACttctctttttcatttctttgtTTGATTGCTTCCCTCTCTTTTGGTAAAgtttgtatttaaatttaaatagtgGGAATGCTATGGAgtggagaagctccaaaagctGAGTCACTTAAGGAGACTATGGAGTCTTACTTCAACGCTCTTCAAGGCTTCTTACTTTGTTGCCATGGAAGCACTGTTGGTGCTGGCCCTACTCTTTCTTCACTCATTCATCTCTCCGTCAAGAAGATCGTCGATTCCAGCTTCAGACTGTTGCAGGGTTCCGTCTCCTTATACGGTATATTACatgtttcctctcttctccttcttcatattcaaaccaagaagaagcttagATGAAATGTTCAAAGCCAAAGGCTCTTACTTTTACTAGTGTGTGATCAAGATTACTTAAtcgtgattgtttttttttacaactagAGGGATCGTATGAGAAGGACAAGAAGCCGTCTATACCGCAGCTCTCAGGAGCAGTGTGGGAAGCATGCTCGAGTTTCAAGAAGGTTCCTGCAACAAACATCACTGCCATCGGCAGGGCTATTACTCAGGTTGCTGTTTCTATGAAGGATGTTCTCAGGGAGATGAAAGAAGTGAAACCAGCTTCACCTGAGGATGAGGCATCTGGTGATAACAACAACTCAGATGATgacgaagatgatgatgatttagGGAATGATCTGTCTCCTGAAGAAATGGAAGTTGCTCAAATGGTAGCTGAGATTGTGTCTGAGACCATCATTGTGATAAAAGAACTCATCCGAGTTATCACCGGGATGATCAAGCTGGAGAATCCGAAAGATAACAGCGGGTTTGTGGACTCGCTTGAGAAGCTACTGAAGCTGTGTAAAGGAACTGGTGATCAGATCGATGAGATCGGAGCTTGCGTTTATCCTCCACAGGAGATTGTCAAGATGAAGCAAGCGCTGAAGATAATACAGGGAAATCTAGACGAAGTCGAGgctgaggttgagggtttgaaGAGTGCTTCAGAGGCATTTACAGGAGCTTGCGGGAAGCTAAGAAGCTCGATGAAACATATGGAAGGTGAGTTAGACAAGAGATGTGAGGATGAAGTAGTTGCTGGAATGCAGAATGTTACTCTTGGCAGTTAGAATGTTTGGGATTTTGCAAGGTTTCTTCTAAGTtacatttttgtgtgtttttattaCAGTAAAGTCGTGTACTTTTATGTTCCTGTCGGAAAGTAGCATGTGTGTTTTTAACATTCATGTAATATGCATTGTTCAATGCGTTGCGTTACACTTCCTATAAGTTTAGGATGTAGCTTAGATTTTGCTTTCGTATCTTACCAAACTTGGAACAATGAAAACTTCATTTTGGAAACTAGATACTGGGAATAGATTTGGAACATTCTATAGACAAGATCATGTGTGTGTGATCACGTCTATAGACTTTAGTGAGAAGGACTAGTAGGTAATTTCACATGATAATGTTTTCCCCAAACATTTTTGGGTTATGGCTCAACCGGTTATGGTTTTCTATATTCTCTTACTCTTCTATAAACCATCTATTGTAAATTTCATTTCGATTATGATCAGAAAGGTAAGCAGAGAACCGGATTTAACAGTGGTTTAAACTTTAACGATTTGAGACAAAATCCAAACCGGATCAGAAACTGGAAGGCAACGATTAAACCGATCCGGTTAAGAGAAACAATGAGATAAAcccttgttttatttttttgtagcctCCGGGAGAAGAGATTGACTGTCGCCGACGCCCACAGGGGAGGGGAGAGAGAGATGTCGTCACAAGGCTTCGTGGAACTTTAATGGCcgctcctcctccttctccttctccttcaattgatccattccatttCGCTCCTATGCGTTCCTCTCCGTCTCCTCAATGATCCTATGTCTCCGCCTCTGCCGCAGAGCTTCCAGATCCTTCTCCTCCACTTCCACTTCCAACACCAGCTCCCTCTCTAAGCTACGCTTCCTCTTTCTACCATCCTCTCCTCCCAATCCTGAGTCCCATTACGCTCATCTCATTTTGACTTCCCACAGCTTCAATCCCAATCGCAAGTGGTCTCCCCACCAGTTCCATCCCCTCGTTACTGACCCCGATCTTCTCATTAGAGTCCTCAACATGATTCGCGAGAAGCCCGAGATCGCTTTCCACTTcttcaagtggctacagagccAGCGCGATCTCAAACAGTCATCCCTCGCCTTCGCTGCTTTGCTCGAGATCTTGGTTGAGAATGATCTCATGAGCAAAGCCCGTTGGGTCGCTGAGAGGAGCATCGATCTCGGTATGCACGAAATTTACGATCTTTTGATAGATTTGAGTGTTGTTGATAAAGGGATTGCTTGCAAGATTCTTGATCTGTTGTTGTGGGTTTACACCAAGAAGTCTATGGTGAAGCATTGTTTGTTGAGCTTCGAGAAGATGATTAGTAAAGGCTTCTCGCCTAGCGTTAGAATCTGTAACTTAGTTTTGAGGCTTCTTAGGGATAAAAAGATGGTTAACGAGGCTCAAGAGGTTTATAGGAAGATGGTGGGGCACGGTATTACGCCGACGGTTGTCACTGTTAACACTATGTTGGACACTTGTTTCAAGGCTGGTGATTTGGTTAAAGTTCCGGAGATTGTGTCTGAGATGGAGAGGGAAGTTGTGCCTAACGTTATCACGTTTAACACTATGTTGGATTCTTGTTTCAAGGCGGGGGATTTGCGGAA
The nucleotide sequence above comes from Brassica napus cultivar Da-Ae chromosome A9, Da-Ae, whole genome shotgun sequence. Encoded proteins:
- the LOC106429820 gene encoding uncharacterized protein LOC106429820 is translated as MGKTKKEDLNQFLIAHLNTIYDTLQLFERTASPTEEKVNWNDVLQMSDHLSRQATIVGMLWSGEAPKAESLKETMESYFNALQGFLLCCHGSTVGAGPTLSSLIHLSVKKIVDSSFRLLQGSVSLYEGSYEKDKKPSIPQLSGAVWEACSSFKKVPATNITAIGRAITQVAVSMKDVLREMKEVKPASPEDEASGDNNNSDDDEDDDDLGNDLSPEEMEVAQMVAEIVSETIIVIKELIRVITGMIKLENPKDNSGFVDSLEKLLKLCKGTGDQIDEIGACVYPPQEIVKMKQALKIIQGNLDEVEAEVEGLKSASEAFTGACGKLRSSMKHMEGELDKRCEDEVVAGMQNVTLGS